The sequence ATACCcatttctttgttctttcatCTAATCAACTTTGAATGAAGGCACCATTCATTTTACTCACTCTTGATTCCCTTTTATGAATTGTGCTGCAGATGTATCGGATTAAGGATCCTAAAGTCAGTCTCGACTTCTATTCTCGAGTTCTGGGAATGTCGTAAGTTTTCTTTTATTCGCTTCTATTTATTGTTGTAAGCAGACAGATTATTCTAAAGTGAACTGAGGTAACTACGCCGCCGCCTATTGATAAAAATTGTCCTATTCCTCATTCAGCGGTTCCCCTTCGTAAATGCCCTATGAGGGGTCGCGTCCTCAGCCTAAGGATCTCATTCCCTTCCGTCTGCCTCTGCGCTTTGGGTTCTCAAATTGATAcatgattttcatttttcttagaGTAAccaaactataaatttaaaagttgTAAAGCTGTCTGTAGCCTTAATTTTCAAAagcttaaaataaaaaactaaggAAGAGTTTGGGACAATAACTATCTTAAGACTATAATAACTACCGTTTACTTTGGTATTTATTATTTGCTACAGTTTTTACTATTTAccttcatcatttttttattctttgctGCTATTTccttctcaaattaaaatagtttatacCTCAAACGCATATTATTATaacccaaattaaaataatctatACCTAAAACACCAACTATAACCCAACTATAATAACCAATTATTTGCCCCCAAACGCCCTATAAATGGTTACCAAACAGGcctacatttttgttttttcttttggttctAGTTTTGATGCTTTCTgtggaaaattttgagaacatAAGTTTGCGTTTGGCTCTTTAGAGTACTTGAAATTTGATTAAGGCTCTTTAGAGTACTTGAAATTTGATTAAGTTTCCAGAATAATTCAGTCTAATATGAGCAATTCGGGTCAAATAATACTGACACTCTCCTTAAATATGGAAGATTACTCAAGAGGCTGGATTTCCCGGaaatgaagtttagcttgtactTTATGGGTTATGAGGTAACCTCCTTTATTTTGAATTTCTAATGCACTATTTGCATTTATAACAACTCTTTATGTAGCTGTACTTTGTTTCGCATATATAGTCGGCTAGTTAAATTTTATACACTTGCACCAtatttagagtttttagacaaGTCTCTGAAATTTAGATTTCATAGTTTATTATTTGTATATTATAGCATCTCTGGCTTATATCTGGAACGTTTTGATATGGTGCTTTAGGATACAGTGTCTGCACCAGAAAGCTCAGTTGATAGAACAGTGTGGACTTTTGGTCGAAAGGCTACGATTGAGTTAACACAGTGAGACTTCTTTCATTGTGCAGCCTTTCATTTCAAGGTCATTTGGAGTACATCTTTTTCTATTTAACTTTGACTGTCATAATCTTCTTGCAGCAACTGGGGTACTGAAAGTGACCCCGAATTCAAAGGATATCATAATGGGAACTCAGATCCTCGTGGCTTTGGTATGCAACTTCCTACTGATGCTTCTTTTCTTTGCTAGCATTGTAGTTTACCTGTTGCTATTATCAAATGAAGCAGACCCACCGATGCAAGAGTATGCATTTGGCAAGGACACAACATGTGCATCACTTTCCACTAAACTAGGGGGAAAACATAAAAGGAAATTGGTGCTAGTTTTCTTTATGAATCTCATTAGAGCCTAGAGGTATTTAGACTGCTTAACAGTAAACGGTTAACACCTCtgttcaaacaaaaaaaaatatgttttttggTTCTGAGGCTTTCACAACTCTAGCAAAAGACTAAATAAATGGATTTCACTTGATAAAACTTTATCTAGCATGAGAAGTTGTAAAGTGACGTTTAATTTGCAGGCTATCTCTCTCCCTGTCTTCCACTTGGTACTGCTGTTGAGTAGTTGAACTTATAAGTCACCAAGAGGTACTTGAATCTCTTTGGGTTGGAATGTAGTGATATGAAACCACTAGTGAATTGGAATTAAGAACCCTTTTGAAATGAGAATCCCTAATTCTCAATCACTGTGTTAGGATTCTTAACCTGAAAAGTAGAAAATTTGCAACAAGACaaaacagaggcagcactcCGCTATAACATATCGATCAAAATACTCAAAATGTTCCATAAAACAGAGATATAATCTAGAGAAACAGTAATAAAACAAGACAACACCCAGCTCCTTAGAGAAGTCTGGAAACATCTCCCAAATGAAGGCTATGGCAGCTTTCACCTAAAAAGACAACAAAAATCTAATGACGACAATCCCTAAAAACATTATGTATAAATACCAACTCCTCCGTGGGCCCTCAAAAGATGCTTTCTCTCTTTGCTCCCGAAATGCCATCAACCATGTTAGTTCCCTTTTCTGCCCATTCTCTTATATGTGTGTAATATTGGGGTCTAACACACTGAAACCCCCAAATCAATATGATTTCAACCCTAAGGGTAGGGTTAGACGCAGATTGCCTTAAGACAAGAACAAGTTCTTTGGCCCAAAATTCAAACACTCCACGAATGATCAATCCCACTTGAATGTTCTTGGAAAATTCAAGAAGCTTTAATGCTAATCTTGAAAACAAGCATGAAGACTAAATTTGATTCATCGTCAAAACTTATTAAAACAACCTAATAGCAAGGCTTAAATAGCAAAACCCTAATGCATCACAAAGAGACTAAATTAACCCTACTTAAATGTCATAAAAaggatgaaattgaaaaatactaaaattatatcaatattattaaataatatctaattaataatttaatgcTTGGTCGGTTCTTATCGGTAGGTTTTATAGAATACTTGTTTTTATTTCATTGGTAGAAGTTAGAAAATATTTAAGAATGATTGACTTTGCTTGTATTTAAGATGAGAATACTGACTTGTATCCTGAATTCTTTACATCTTACAAGCCATTATATTCAAAGTGTTAAAAGACTTTACGAAACTTGTGCCATTTTTGGATCATAAGAAGCTTAGGCCTCTCACAAGAGAGGCTTATGCCTCTATGGAAATGCACTGAAGCTCGAAGTCTCTACACCTTGTATAATGATTAGAAGAATAGTATTTATTAATTTGCCCAATCCTCtatatttgatttgatttgcaATAATTTGAACTATTGCTGCTTTTACTACCAAGGCTTGAAAAACAGTGAAGAAAAGAATTTATTGAATAATAAGCCAATTAATGATGATATTAAAGATGTGAAGGATATCATTTTAGAATTTCTGTTTATCTGGCAGTTAACATGGGTGgtttttcttttactatttactatttttaagCCTCGAAGCCACTTTTATCCATTTTGAaacatttattatatttgaagaCATCAATacataaaaatatatgaaaCTACTTTTTTGTCAACTTCTTTTTGTGATCCGTCTAAGTCATAATATTTCAGAAAATAATTGGTTACATTGTCAGTGTTGTATCAAGTTTGTGTCTGCTTCTTAGTACTCTATTATAGAGAACAATAGATATCATCATATCAAATGCTCCATTCTGTTGGCTTTCTGCATCTTTCCATAAATATGCAGAGACCTATCAAGTGTATATGTTGTATGTCACCTTTACTCACAAAACACGTGGTTACAACTTACAAGCTGCATTTTAGCATCTTTTATACctgaattttgtttttagattgAATTATTCTGATTTATTCTCCATTTTTTGTTCAGGACACATTGGCATAACTGTTGATGACACAATTAAGGCATGTGAAAGATTTGAACGCTTAGGTGTCGAATTCGTTAAAAAACCAGATGACGGTAAGGCAACTTGTCTAA comes from Cucumis melo cultivar AY chromosome 12, USDA_Cmelo_AY_1.0, whole genome shotgun sequence and encodes:
- the LOC103501281 gene encoding lactoylglutathione lyase isoform X1; protein product: MASLSVATILSRLSILGFASKSSLNPLLISPNSSRIERLNRLRSFSMASSPKESPANNPGLHATPDDATKGYIMQQTMYRIKDPKVSLDFYSRVLGMSLLKRLDFPEMKFSLYFMGYEDTVSAPESSVDRTVWTFGRKATIELTHNWGTESDPEFKGYHNGNSDPRGFGHIGITVDDTIKACERFERLGVEFVKKPDDGKMKGIAFIKDPDGYWIEIFDLKTIGKVTSEAA
- the LOC103501281 gene encoding lactoylglutathione lyase isoform X2; amino-acid sequence: MASSPKESPANNPGLHATPDDATKGYIMQQTMYRIKDPKVSLDFYSRVLGMSLLKRLDFPEMKFSLYFMGYEDTVSAPESSVDRTVWTFGRKATIELTHNWGTESDPEFKGYHNGNSDPRGFGHIGITVDDTIKACERFERLGVEFVKKPDDGKMKGIAFIKDPDGYWIEIFDLKTIGKVTSEAA